A region of Ochotona princeps isolate mOchPri1 chromosome 2, mOchPri1.hap1, whole genome shotgun sequence DNA encodes the following proteins:
- the NMNAT1 gene encoding nicotinamide/nicotinic acid mononucleotide adenylyltransferase 1 isoform X1, translating to MVPAASLCKTLSIQRISLVKVLGPPVLKQPGLLRTAYQPCWGSYVPCKTGKCWTTTDNTGSSGIFHLEQQLPVLTMANSEKTEVVLLACGSFNPITNMHLRLFELARDYMSGTGKYKVIKGVISPVGDAYRKKGLIPAHHRVIMAELATKHLDWVEVDTWESLQKDWVETVKVLRHHQEKLAASWGQQQSSLGLERPGRKRKWAEPRPDPGQKKPVEPKTKGVPRVTLLCGADFLESFSVPNLWKREDITRIVADFGVVCITRTGSDGLRAIYESDVLWEHRSNIHLVNEWVTNDISSTKIRRALRRGQSIRYLVPDPVREYIEKHDLYSSESEDRNAGVVLAPLQRNTAGAQVEEARS from the exons GTTCTTGGACCCCCTGtcctgaagcagccagggcttctcCGGACGGCTTACCAGCCGTGCTGGGGTTCTTACGTTCCCTGCAAGACTGGTAAATGTTGGACAACGACAG ATAACACgggaagttctggaattttccatttagagCAACAGCTTCCAGTTCTGACCATGGCCAACTCAGAGAAGACAGAAGTGGTTCTCCTTGCTTGTGGTTCCTTCAaccccatcaccaacatgcaccTGCGGCTGTTCGAGCTGGCCAGGGACTACATGAGTGGGACAG GGAAGTATAAAGTCATCAAAGGTGTCATCTCCCCAGTGGGTGATGCATACAGGAAGAAAGGCCTCATCCCTGCCCACCACCGGGTCATCATGGCAGAGCTGGccaccaagcacttggactgggTGGAGGTGGACACCTGGGAGAGCCTGCAGAAGGACTGGGTGGAGACGGTGAAGGTGCTGAG ACACCATCAAGAGAAGCTGGCGGCCAGCTGGGGTCAGCAGCAGAGCTCCCTGGGGCTGGAGAGGCCTGGGCGCAAGAGGAAGTGGGCGGAGCCAAGACCAGATCCCGGTCAGAAGAAGCCAGTGGAGCCAAAAACAAAAG GTGTGCCCAGGGTGACACTGCTGTGTGGGGCCGACTTCCTGGAGTCCTTCAGCGTCCCCAACCTGTGGAAGAGAGAGGACATCACGCGCATTGTGGCTGACTTCGGGGTCGTCTGCATCACCCGGACTGGCAGTGACGGACTGAGAGCCATCTACGAGTCCGACGTGCTGTGGGAGCACCGCAGCAACATCCACCTGGTGAACGAGTGGGTCACCAACGACATCTCATCCACGAAAATCCGCAGGGCCCTCCGGCGAGGCCAGAGCATCCGCTACCTGGTGCCCGATCCTGTCCGAGAGTACATTGAAAAGCATGACTTGTACAGTTCTGAGAGCGAGGACAGGAATGCCGGCGTGGTCCTGGCGCCCCTGCAGAGGAACACTGCCGGGGCTCAGGTGGAGGAGGCCCGTAGCTGA
- the NMNAT1 gene encoding nicotinamide/nicotinic acid mononucleotide adenylyltransferase 1 isoform X2, translating into MANSEKTEVVLLACGSFNPITNMHLRLFELARDYMSGTGKYKVIKGVISPVGDAYRKKGLIPAHHRVIMAELATKHLDWVEVDTWESLQKDWVETVKVLRHHQEKLAASWGQQQSSLGLERPGRKRKWAEPRPDPGQKKPVEPKTKGVPRVTLLCGADFLESFSVPNLWKREDITRIVADFGVVCITRTGSDGLRAIYESDVLWEHRSNIHLVNEWVTNDISSTKIRRALRRGQSIRYLVPDPVREYIEKHDLYSSESEDRNAGVVLAPLQRNTAGAQVEEARS; encoded by the exons ATGGCCAACTCAGAGAAGACAGAAGTGGTTCTCCTTGCTTGTGGTTCCTTCAaccccatcaccaacatgcaccTGCGGCTGTTCGAGCTGGCCAGGGACTACATGAGTGGGACAG GGAAGTATAAAGTCATCAAAGGTGTCATCTCCCCAGTGGGTGATGCATACAGGAAGAAAGGCCTCATCCCTGCCCACCACCGGGTCATCATGGCAGAGCTGGccaccaagcacttggactgggTGGAGGTGGACACCTGGGAGAGCCTGCAGAAGGACTGGGTGGAGACGGTGAAGGTGCTGAG ACACCATCAAGAGAAGCTGGCGGCCAGCTGGGGTCAGCAGCAGAGCTCCCTGGGGCTGGAGAGGCCTGGGCGCAAGAGGAAGTGGGCGGAGCCAAGACCAGATCCCGGTCAGAAGAAGCCAGTGGAGCCAAAAACAAAAG GTGTGCCCAGGGTGACACTGCTGTGTGGGGCCGACTTCCTGGAGTCCTTCAGCGTCCCCAACCTGTGGAAGAGAGAGGACATCACGCGCATTGTGGCTGACTTCGGGGTCGTCTGCATCACCCGGACTGGCAGTGACGGACTGAGAGCCATCTACGAGTCCGACGTGCTGTGGGAGCACCGCAGCAACATCCACCTGGTGAACGAGTGGGTCACCAACGACATCTCATCCACGAAAATCCGCAGGGCCCTCCGGCGAGGCCAGAGCATCCGCTACCTGGTGCCCGATCCTGTCCGAGAGTACATTGAAAAGCATGACTTGTACAGTTCTGAGAGCGAGGACAGGAATGCCGGCGTGGTCCTGGCGCCCCTGCAGAGGAACACTGCCGGGGCTCAGGTGGAGGAGGCCCGTAGCTGA